The nucleotide window TTCGCGGAGAGCACCCTGCCCTCGACGAACCCGGCGCGCAGCGTCACCTTGGGGCTGGCGGCCGCGAACTCCTTCATCACCTTCGCCATCGCGACGGGATCGCCATGCGAAAACACCACCGCCGTCGGCCCCGTGAAATGCGCGGAGAGCCCCTCGAACGGCGTCCCCTCCACGGCCCGCCGGATCAAGGTGTTCTTCACCACCCTGATCTCGGCGTCGATCGCGCGAAGCTTCTTTCGGAGGGCCGTGATCTCCAGGACCTTCAGCCCCCGGAACGAAGCGACCACGGCCCCGCGCTGCGCCGCGATGGCGGCCTTCAACGCCTCGACCGTTTCTGCCTTTCCGATTTTATTCACCGCGTCCGTTTCCCCCTTTCCCTTTCGAAAGTTTTTGACCCTATGACGAAACCCCCGTCAAAGGAAGAGGGCGCGGCACGAAAGGATGGCATCCTGTCCGACCGGCTCCCCTTGTCTGCGCGGGACGGGCGAAGGAACGATCCCTTCGACCCCCTTGGTCGCCTTTCGGCGAACCCGCGGTCTTTGGCAAAGGAAGTTTCCCGTGCGTGCAAAGAGCGGTCACTTCTCCGTAAGCAGTGCGTTGAAATTCATCCGGATCCCGGGCCCCATCGTCGTGGAGAGCGAAAGGGTGCGGATGTACATCCCCTTGGCCCCCGACGGCTTCGCCTTCACGATCGCCTCGAAGAAGGCGAGGAAGTTCTCCCGGAGCTTCTCTTTCCCGAAACTGGCCTTGCCGATCCCGGCGTGGAGCGTGGCGGTCTTGTCGACACGGAACTCGACCTTCCCGCCTTTCAGGTCCCGCACCGCCCGCGCGACGTCGAAGGTGACGGTCCCGACCTTCGGGTTCGGCATCAGTCCGCGGGGTCCGAGCAGCTTCCCGATCCGGCCGACCGCCCCCATCATGTCCGGGGTGGCGACCGCCTTGTCGAAATCGAGCCATCCGCCCTGGATCTTCGCCAATAAGTCGTCGCTGCCGACGAAGTCGGCGCCGGCGTCCTCCGCCTCCTTGACCTTTTCACCCTTGGCGAACACGAGGACGCGCACGCTCTTCCCCGTCCCGTGGGGGAGCACCACCGAGCCCCGGACCTGCTGGTCCGGATACTTCGGATCGACCCCCAGCCGCATCGCAACCTCCACCGTCTCGTCGAATTTCGCCAGGGCCGTCTCCTTCAGAAGGTCCAGCGCTTCGTCGACAGAGTACTTTGCCTCCCTGTTCACCTTGCCCCGTGCTTCCAGGTATTTTTTCCCTTGACGCGGCATTTCCCCCTCCCTTCCCGCCCCGCTACACTTTGCCGGGGGCGACTTCATCGTTGATGATCCGTTTCCCGTCAGACGACGTCGAGCCCCATGCTGCGCGCCGTCCCCTCGACCGTCTTGATGGCGGCGGCGAGGTCCTTCACGTCGAGGTCGACCAGCTTCAGCTTCGCGATCTCCTCGACCTTGTCCCGGGAGATCTTTCCGCACTTTTCCTTTTTCGGGGTCTTGCTCCCCTTCTCGAGCCCCGCGGCCTTGAGCAGCAGGACCGACGCCGGCGGGGTCTTGGTGATGAAGGTGAACGACCGGTCCGCGAACACGGTGATCACCACGGGGATGACCATCCCCTCCTGGGACGCCGTCTTCGCGTTGAACGCCTTGCAGAACTCCATGATGTTCACGCCGTGCTGCCCGAGGGCGGG belongs to Deltaproteobacteria bacterium and includes:
- the rplJ gene encoding 50S ribosomal protein L10, whose product is MNKIGKAETVEALKAAIAAQRGAVVASFRGLKVLEITALRKKLRAIDAEIRVVKNTLIRRAVEGTPFEGLSAHFTGPTAVVFSHGDPVAMAKVMKEFAAASPKVTLRAGFVEGRVLSAKDVEILASVPSRGVLLSRLVGALASPITRLALVFSGPPRKLVYVLESIRKQKPAEAVAG
- the rplA gene encoding 50S ribosomal protein L1, yielding MPRQGKKYLEARGKVNREAKYSVDEALDLLKETALAKFDETVEVAMRLGVDPKYPDQQVRGSVVLPHGTGKSVRVLVFAKGEKVKEAEDAGADFVGSDDLLAKIQGGWLDFDKAVATPDMMGAVGRIGKLLGPRGLMPNPKVGTVTFDVARAVRDLKGGKVEFRVDKTATLHAGIGKASFGKEKLRENFLAFFEAIVKAKPSGAKGMYIRTLSLSTTMGPGIRMNFNALLTEK
- the rplK gene encoding 50S ribosomal protein L11, whose product is MAKKVVALIKLQIVAGKANPSPPVGPALGQHGVNIMEFCKAFNAKTASQEGMVIPVVITVFADRSFTFITKTPPASVLLLKAAGLEKGSKTPKKEKCGKISRDKVEEIAKLKLVDLDVKDLAAAIKTVEGTARSMGLDVV